In one Serinus canaria isolate serCan28SL12 chromosome 2, serCan2020, whole genome shotgun sequence genomic region, the following are encoded:
- the LOC127059173 gene encoding basic proline-rich protein-like, which translates to MLWLPAREEQDLGGTGAPRSREQAQGRGRGGGSAPPSSSIAASPAGPGALPRGTGPRKTPATRSLPAARGPLFILEPKPGAPSRGPSPSPALLPRRGLIAGVPPAWRCCWGPCCWRRALPWPRPCPRPCPRPGSWRAPCWRRTGRSCGCCGCWEWPGRASTGGPTSASTSRPGSRPAPSPPRTPAAAGAARAGCSAARPRCPCSPSCPTCRCRWWSAAGSRSSVTAPCPVPLAPTQVTRPPHPHHHPRGPPCGLGPLPVRPCRDRPAAPCPQRSCNKEISGSDVCVCAGDGSGDPGAPSALGNSDGATLGLCNPAGTDLTRTTCHHPRGPGPQTPRAQPRGSRGWGPRGVQMPPPITGTPPPRTSPRKNGHSAAWGRAFPKGQPRGGSPTSRGG; encoded by the exons ATGCTGTGGCTCCCAGCTCGGGAGGAGCAGGATCTCGGTGGCACCGGTGCTCCCAGAAGCcgggagcaggcacagggaaggggcCGCGGAGGGGGATCGGCCCCGCCGAGCTCCAGCATCGCCGCATCCCCTGCAGGTCCAGGCGCGCTCCCCCGCGGCACCGGGCCAAGGAAAACACCGGCAACCCGATCCCTTCCCGCGGCACGGGGGCCGCTGTTTATCCTGGAGCCGAAGCCGGGGGCCCCGAGCCGAGGGCCGAGCCCGAGCCCGGCGCTGCTGCCGAGGCGGGGGCTCATTGCCGGGGTGCCGCCCGCATGGCGCTGCTGCTGGGGGCCGTGCTGCTGGCGGCGGGCGCTGCCCTGGCCCCGGCCGTGCCCCCGGCCATGCCCGCGCCCCGGGAGCTGGCGCGCTCCGTGCTGGAGACGCACGGGCAGGAGCTGCGGCTGCTGCGGCTGCTGGGAGTGGCCCGGACG AGCTTCGACTGGGGGACCCACTTCAGCATCAACTTCACGGCCCGGCAGCCGCCCTGCCCCAAGCCCGCCCCGGACCCCCGCGGCTGCCGGGGCCGCCCGGGCAGG GTGCAGCGCTGCTCGGCCCAGGTGTCCGTGTTCACCTTCCTGCCCGACGTGCCGCTGTCGATGGTGGAGTGCGGCCGGGAGCCG CAGCTCGGTGACAGCGCCCTGCCCCGTTCCCCTGGCACCAACCCAGGTCACTcgtcctcctcatcctcatcatcatcctcGGGGCCCCCCCTGCGGCCTCGGCCCCCTCCCAGTGCGTCCCTGCAGGGACCGTCCCGCCGCTCCCTGTCCCCAGCGGAGCTGCAATAAAGAGATTTCGGGGTCGGACGTGTGCGTGTGTGCGGGTGACGGTTCGGGGGACCCGGGGGCACCCTCGGCCTTGGGCAACAGCGATGGAGCAACTTTGGGGTTGTGCAACCCCGCGGGCACCGACCTGACACGGACAACGTGTCACCACCCGAGGGGTCCTGGCCCCCAAACCCCCCGAGCCCAGCCAAGGGGCTCCCGAGGGTGGGGACCCCGAGGGGTTCAGATGCCACCGCCCATCACGGGGACCCCCCCGCCCCGCACATCCCCCCGAAAGAACGGCCACTCTGCGGCTTGGGGCCGGGCGTTTCCCAaggggcagccccggggcggGTCCCCAACCTCCCGTGGGGGATAA